One genomic segment of Fusobacterium mortiferum ATCC 9817 includes these proteins:
- a CDS encoding IS110 family transposase: MNCNQNFKISQVTEGTLVLGIDVGSNTHYARAFDWSGLELSKVFKFKNSFEGFQSFVLWVNDLCCKYNKSKVIAGLEPTGHYWFSLGELLKENNITIAIVNPYHVKQSKELDDNLQTKNDSKDPKVIAKLVIDGRYSFPYIPEEIYGELRVADKLKNDITQQIISIKNKIHRWLSIYFPEYEKIYSSID; the protein is encoded by the coding sequence ATGAATTGTAACCAAAATTTTAAAATTAGTCAAGTAACAGAAGGAACTTTAGTGCTTGGTATTGATGTAGGAAGTAATACTCATTATGCGAGAGCTTTTGATTGGAGTGGCTTAGAACTTTCTAAAGTATTTAAGTTTAAAAATTCTTTTGAAGGATTTCAAAGTTTTGTTTTGTGGGTTAATGATTTATGCTGTAAATATAATAAGAGTAAAGTAATCGCAGGATTAGAGCCTACAGGACACTACTGGTTTTCTTTAGGTGAATTATTAAAAGAAAATAATATCACTATTGCAATAGTTAATCCTTATCATGTTAAACAAAGTAAGGAGTTAGATGATAATTTACAAACTAAAAATGATTCAAAAGATCCTAAAGTAATTGCTAAATTGGTAATTGATGGTAGATATAGTTTTCCATATATTCCTGAAGAAATTTATGGAGAATTAAGAGTAGCTGATAAATTAAAAAATGATATAACACAACAAATAATTTCAATTAAAAATAAAATTCATAGATGGTTAAGTATATATTTTCCTGAATATGAAAAAATATATTCTTCAATAGATT